The following coding sequences lie in one Trichoderma breve strain T069 chromosome 1, whole genome shotgun sequence genomic window:
- a CDS encoding NACHT domain-containing protein encodes MTDRNLYTVGWICAIHTELVAALALLDERHNRPTELDPNDSNNYQLGKISGHYVAIACLPDGEQGIAAAAGAATNLLRSFPNIRFGLMVGTGGGAPTRQNDIRLGDVVVSTPKDGKGGVFQYDFGKTMQDKAFVETGFLDQPPSLLRAAVAGLKADYEMDGHTLTEEVNKALQRKPRLQKTYSRPQTGDILYKSAYTHISGPWEACEACDDDPSNCIPRRPRDENDDDPVIHYGLIASANQRMENAIIRDKIAMDKGVLCFEMEAAGLMNHFPCLIIRGICDYADTHKNNKWRGYASMMAAAYARDLISRLLPDEVQESKTANEILLSLTDHMSELTFNTDKIAHKLDLAKLSIAEGAEYGSYADQHEDECLQGTRTKILHDIEEWATTLSSKCIFWLNGMAGTGKSTISRTIARHFQAKQLLGASFFFKKGEADRGNATRFFSTIASQLQTRIPGMGDQLRKVIDSEPQISTRSLKEQFERLIVGPISCLKAANSQPSFLVVVIDALDECDNDKDIQVLLHLIPQLQVSSSMHFRLFITSRPDLPTRLGFKDMGESYYQDLILHEIPEADIEHDIRFFLNHRLAEVRKSRMLREEWPGEININTLTTISTPLFIFAATMCRVFEDHDLDPQACLDEYLEYKAEDSKLDAIYLPILERIFLNVPNDESQPIRLFHLSFRDFLLHHKTPEKTAIWIDKKATNQKLAMQCLDIMCSSLKRNICNLPNYASIAEENHDYEVSELVDDAMRYILRNERMITEKPLQLYLSGLLFAPAVSAVKRQFSGELPDSISMTQNVDSSWGAELGELQDSEDPTCVALSPTGDLLAAGFPDMTIRVWTTYAGLLFNWWSVGDAVMIQAIAFSPDEKLLASCSSGPGKLQFWDPSKGTLLSTFDEDVDEVRSLVFTDRDDRLLASGDDEGTIIIWDTTTGVQREHIMKHMGPVIDISFSPGGQLLASIHENLIGKTDQSEDEIAVWDLNRYSLTQIFKDKLGMCLLTLFYGDDETLVSIGESIRLWDATDVSPNQRPHEKHVISVVFSFDGQLLATVCHAGSILIWKVTSENIIQNLGDRYNGNILAFSPSNTLLAFSSSPGVVNLWNINTEMQQSTIDASGEIYCVAFSPDDQLVACLVGHQDIKIWDISTQTFKTTIHNSYFYPPINSIGFSPNGQYLASSTLFPHHNPHERLIKGFRLPNTDTADFDFWISDTKLHFSRDDINSIHDFPVFELWTPQGDLDREMVSKRNHERTTDLQNQLVVDGEWLCYKDEKVLWLPDSHRASCWASNNTTVAIGHSSGGVTIIKISPQFGCSES; translated from the exons ATGACGGATAGGAACTTGTACACTGTTGGGTGGATTTGTGCTATCCACACAGAACTCGTCGCAGCGTTGGCATTGTTGGACGAGAGGCATAACCGCCCGACAGAGTTGGATCCAAACGACTCCAACAACTATCAGCTCGGCAAGATTTCCGGCCATTACGTCGCAATTGCTTGTCTACCCGACGGCGAGCAAGGaatagctgctgctgctggcgctgcgACTAATTTATTACGAAGCTTTCCCAACATCCGCTTCGGATTAATGGTAGGCACTGGAGGAGGTGCTCCAACACGCCAGAACGATATTAGACTCGGCGATGTAGTTGTCAGCACTCCTAAAGACGGCAAAGGAGGAGTCTTTCAATACGATTTTGGCAAAACCATGCAGGACAAAGCTTTTGTCGAAACGGGATTCTTGGATCAGCCTCCCAGTTTGCTACGAGCAGCAGTAGCCGGGCTTAAAGCTGACTACGAAATGGATGGTCATACGCTGACTGAAGAAGTCAACAAGGCCCTTCAAAGGAAGCCACGACTCCAAAAGACATACAGTCGCCCACAGACCGGCGATATACTATACAAATCTGCCTATACACACATATCTGGACCATGGGAAGCTTGCGAGGCATGCGACGATGATCCGTCCAACTGTATACCACGACGTCCGCGAGATGAGAACGACGACGATCCAGTCATTCATTATGGATTAATTGCCTCCGCCAATCAACGCATGGAAAATGCCATAATCCGTGACAAAATCGCAATGGACAAGGGTGTCTTATGCTTTGAAATGGAGGCAGCGGGACTGATGAATCATTTCCCATGTCTAATTATTCGTGGGATATGCGACTATGCCGACACTCacaaaaataataaatgGCGGGGATACGcatccatgatggcggcggcgtaCGCGCGGGATCTTATAAGCCGACTTCTTCCTGATGAAGTGCAGGAGAGTAAAACAGCAAATGAGATTTTACTCA GTTTGACCGACCACATGAGCGAGCTTACTTTCAACACCGATAAAATCGCCCATAAACTTGACCTTGCGAAGCTGTCAATTGCCGAGGGTGCAGAGTATGGTTCATACGCAGACCAACACGAGGATGAATGCCTTCAAGGAACTCGGACCAAGATTCTCCATGACATTGAGGAGTGGGCCACAACATTATCGAGCAAATGCATATTCTGGTTAAACGGAATGGCTGGTACTGGAAAATCTACCATATCCAGGACAATAGCAAGACACTTTCAAGCAAAACAACTACTGGGCGCCTCATTCTTCTTTAAAAAGGGTGAAGCGGACCGCGGAAACGCTACACGTTTTTTCTCGACCATCGCTTCACAGCTCCAAACTAGGATTCCTGGAATGGGCGATCAGTTGAGAAAGGTCATCGATTCTGAACCTCAAATCTCGACTAGATCACTTAAGGAGCAGTTTGAAAGGCTTATTGTTGGGCCAATATCCTGCTTGAAAGCTGCCAACAGCcagccttcttttttggtggtggtgattgATGCTTTAGATGAGTGTGATAATGACAAAGATATTCAAGTCTTACTCCATCTGATACCACAGCTACAAGTAAGTAGCTCTATGCACTTCCGATTATTTATCACCAGCCGGCCCGACCTACCGACTCGACTTGGGTTTAAAGACATGGGAGAAAGCTATTATCAGGACCTCATTCTTCATGAGATTCCTGAAGCCGATATTGAACACGACATTCGTTTTTTCTTAAATCATAGGCTTGCTGAAGTTCGCAAATCCAGGATGCTACGAGAGGAATGGCCTGGCGAGATAAATATCAACACTCTTACCACAATTTCCACTCCCTTGTTTATCTTTGCGGCGACTATGTGTCGTGTGTTTGAAGACCATGACTTGGACCCTCAAGCATGTCTAGATGAGTATCTGGAGTATAAGGCGGAAGACTCTAAACTAGACGCGATATACCTCCCAATATTGGAACGAATAT TTTTGAATGTCCCGAATGATGAAAGCCAGCCAATAAGACTCTTCCATCTATCTTTTCGCGACTTCTTATTACATCATAAAACTCCTGAAAAAACGGCGATCTGGATAGATAAGAAAGCAACAAACCAAAAGTTAGCTATGCAGTGTCTCGATATCATGTGCAGTTCTTTAAAGAGGAATATCTGCAATCTGCCAAACTACGCT TCGATTGCAGAG GAGAACCATGACTATGAAGTGTCGGAGCTCGTTGATGACGCTATGCGATACATTCTTAGAAATGAAAGAATGATAACGGAAAAACCTCTTCAGCTTTATCTTTCGGGATTACTATTTGCCCCAGCAGTGTCTGCAGTTAAACGACAATTCAGCGGAGAACTGCCAGATTCCATATCGATGACACAGAATGTCGATAGTTCCTGGGGTGCAGAATTAGGAGAACTCCAAGACTCTGAAGATCCCACTTGCGTGGCGCTTTCCCCAACTGGCGATTTACTTGCAGCTGGGTTTCCAGATATGACCATACGGGTCTGGACCACTTACGCAGGCCTTTTATTCAACTGGTGGAGcgttggtgatgccgtcATGATCCAAGCCATCGCATTCTCTCCAGACGAGAAATTGCTcgcatcttgctcttctggTCCAGGAAAACTACAATTCTGGGATCCATCCAAAGGAACCTTGCTGAGCACTTTTGATGAGGATGTGGATGAGGTCAGGTCTTTGGTATTCACTGATAGGG ATGATCGATTACTAGCATCCGGTGACGATGAAGGCACCATAATTATTTGGGATACAACCACTGGCGTCCAACGGGAACATATAATGAAGCATATGGGACCCGTTATCGATATATCTTTCTCACCAGGAGGGCAACTGCTGGCGTCAATTCACGAGAATTTAATTGGGAAAACGGATCAATCTGAAGACGAAATTGCTGTTTGGGATCTCAACAGATACAGTTTGACCCAGATTTTTAAAGACAAACTTGGGATGTGTCTTTTAACTCTATTTTATGGAGACGATGAGACCCTGGTATCTATCGGCGAATCTATTAGGCTATGGGATGCTACTGATGTATCACCAAATCAAAGACCACATGAGAAGCATGTCATATCTGTCGTCTTTTCATTTGATGGTCAGCTTCTAGCTACTGTTTGTCATGCTGgcagcatcctcatctgGAAGGTTACCAGCGAAAACATAATTCAGAATCTAGGGGACCGATATAACGGTAATATTTTGGCCTTCTCACCATCCAATACGCTATTGGCTTTCAGTTCTTCCCCTGGAGTCGTCAACCTATGGAATATCAACACAGAGATGCAACAATCTACCATTGATGCCTCTGGTGAAATCTATTGTGTCGCTTTTTCGCCAGATGATCAACTAGTAGCATGTCTAGTTGGTCATCAAGACATCAAGATTTGGGATATCTCTACTCAAACATTCAAGACTACTATACACAATTCATATTTTTATCCACCTATTAACTCAATTGGCTTTTCTCCTAACGGCCAATACCTAGCTTCCTCCACGCTATTCCCTCATCATAACCCACACGAGCGGCTGATCAAGGGTTTTCGTCTCCCCAACACAGATACAGCGGATTTTGACTTCTGGATTTCTGATACAAAACTCCACTTCAGCCGTGatgacatcaacagcattcATGACTTTCCTGTCTTCGAACTTTGGACTCCACAAGGAGATTTAGACCGAGAGATGGTCTCCAAACGGAATCATGAACGGACGACTGACTTGCAGAACCAACTTGTAGTAGATGGCGAGTGGCTCTGTTACAAGGACGAAAAAGTCCTATGGCTTCCTGATAGCCATCGGGCGAGTTGTTGGGCCTCTAATAATACAACCGTTGCCATTGGACATTCTTCCGGAGGGGTTACAATTATTAAAATTTCGCCGCAATTTGGTTGCAGTGAGTCTTAA
- a CDS encoding enoyl-CoA hydratase/isomerase domain-containing protein — MYSSYKHLVLFTLSGLLPLINGSLVQQHDTHRLPWERTKSTGFGTLATTSSNNGTILRILMDNSPTNLYDYKLISDLYDLLSSVVPENITVSASPPKVMIFASGDPDFWMGHYDGALFGTNPPFNESYTEELFTKNRAIVGMLKSPPTILIAEINGRATGSGNEFLVQCDMAFSGPNTILGAPEVAVGGVHGNGGIQHLVRLIGMQRTVEYMLTSSGIDALTAAEIGWVNRLYRSEAKLRRAVDEIAGRIALFPAAGLNGTKAMIREFSAPPSVVEADIATIFRLEAGEKAPDAEYLRISKNQSRQFELGVPDKMVEIWE; from the coding sequence ATGTATTCATCTTATAAGCACCTTGTGCTCTTTACCTTGTCTGGTCTTTTGCCTTTAATCAACGGCAGCCTGGTTCAGCAACATGACACCCATCGCCTACCCTGGGAGCGTACCAAGTCAACCGGTTTTGGAACATTGGCAACGACATCGTCCAACAATGGCACGATTCTTCGCATCCTCATGGACAACTCTCCTACCAATCTCTACGATTACAAACTCATCAGCGATCTTTACGATTTGCTTTCCTCTGTTGTGCCTGAAAACATCActgtttctgcttctccgCCCAAAGTCATGATCTTCGCTAGCGGTGACCCTGATTTTTGGATGGGTCACTATGATGGAGCCCTTTTTGGTACCAACCCTCCGTTCAACGAGTCTTACACGGAGGAGCTCTTTACAAAGAATCGGGCCATTGTCGGCATGCTGAAATCTCCCCCGACAATTCTTATCGCTGAAATCAATGGGCGAGCCACTGGTTCGGGCAATGAGTTTCTTGTGCAATGCGACATGGCCTTTTCAGGCCCCAACACAATTCTAGGGGCTCCCGAAGTTGCAGTTGGCGGAGTTCACGGGAACGGTGGCATTCAACATCTTGTGCGATTAATCGGAATGCAACGAACTGTAGAATACATGCTTACTTCCAGTGGAATTGACGCCCTGACTGCGGCGGAGATTGGGTGGGTCAACAGACTGTACAGGTCAGAAGCCAAACTTCGCAGAGCTGTAGATGAGATTGCTGGTAGAATTGCTCTATTTCCAGCTGCAGGTCTCAACGGAACAAAGGCCATGATCCGGGAGTTTTCTGCGCCACCTTCAGTCGTTGAAGCCGACATTGCGACCATTTTCAGATTGGAGGCGGGTGAAAAGGCTCCCGATGCAGAGTATCTACGCATCAGCAAGAATCAGAGCCGCCAGTTTGAACTAGGTGTGCCAGACAAGATGGTTGAGATCTGGGAGTAG
- a CDS encoding OPT oligopeptide transporter protein domain-containing protein codes for MASEQDQITPDGRQDEAIREKKEINTSDEKKAGLNSDIERTISIIDDENDGDYDVRKENRFGEVTVIDNAKDLITHVLHVDDNPNDTPWTFRAIVIGLILCIFSSVLQEIFYFKPQVIYVSVVFLTVIAYILALPFQLIPRPEGNGIISRICRFLNPAEFNSKEHAFMVIMGSAGSTSAVATQILAAQRLYYGSNPNQGAAIFLVIASQFLAYGIAGLLRTVLVQPAKMLWPINIPVNTLLETLHRDKAETKQRLKYFTYVFSGAFFWEIIPLWIAPIFQGISIPCLAHQDSLVFTNLFGGAQNNEGLGFLGLCFDWNYIAGLNSPLWFPLYTLVNSFVGYLICIVLFMGIYYGNIWQSADFPFLSQLLYDSSSNATNFVEYNLTAVLNSDNTINNTLVANQGFPHLSGTYVVYLLTTNLGITAAIVHMLLWNYDDIKNGWAFLHPPDEEMDPHYKLMMQNGYAEVPNWWYGIVLLLSFVIGIATLYAIKSTLPWWGFIVSNIFAALFILFFGAQMGLTGFQFNQQPVIQMLGGYLLPGKPLANMYFTVFGFNGIQQGQWLLRDLKLAQLAHLPPKATFFAQMLGTVIGAIMDYVMMVSIVDNQTETLLSIDGTNIWSGQNVQGYNTLAVAWSLAKDMFSVGNRYQWVTLAYLLGFAAPIPFWLAWKLTKREIFRDVNTSIIIWYAGVLCVGVNSSLLMFFGFGIFAQFYLRRYHPALFIKYNYLISAAMDGGTQVMVFILSFAVLGASGKSYNFPTYALNNGGTNNNKNIDYCMFNVASGA; via the exons atggccagcgAACAGGATCAGATTACGCCTGATGGGAGGCAGGACGAAGCAATtcgagaaaagaaggagattaATACAAGCGACGAAAAGAAGGCTGGCTTGAACTCTGACATTGAGAGgaccatcagcatcatcgacgATGAAAATGATGGCGATTACGACGTCAGAAAAGAGAATCGCTTTGGCGAGGTTACTGTCATCGACAATGCAAAAGACCTGATTACGCACGTTCTGCATGTCGACGACAATCCCAATGATACCCCGTGGACATTTCGTGCGATTGTTATTG GCCTCATCCTGTGCATCTTCTCATCTGTGCTGCAGGAGATCTTCTACTTCAAACCTCAAGTCATTTATGTGTCTGTGGTCTTCCTCACTGTTATTGCATACATCCTCGCGCTGCCGTTTCAACTCATCCCACGACCCGAGGGCAATGGCATCATATCCCGGATATGCCGTTTCCTCAACCCGGCCGAGTTCAACTCCAAAGAGCACGCTTTCATGGTAATCATGGGATCAGCGGGCTCAACCTCTGCGGTAGCGACGCAGATTCTTGCAGCCCAGCGACTTTACTACGGATCGAACCCAAATCAAGGTGCCGCCATCTTCCTTGTCATCGCCTCGCAGTTTCTGGCGTATGGCATAGCGGGACTCCTTCGAACGGTGCTTGTGCAGCCCGCCAAGATGCTTTGGCCAATTAATATCCCCGTCAACACGCTGCTAGAGACTTTACATCGTGATAAAGCCGAGACAAAGCAACGCCTCAAGTATTTCACTTACGTCTTTAGTGGCGCCTTCTTCTGGGAGATTATCCCGTTGTGGATTGCGCCCATTTTTCAGGGCATTTCGATCCCATGCTTGGCTCATCAGGATAGCTTGGTGTTTACCAACCTATTTGGAGGAGCGCAGAATAATGAGGGTCTCGGTTTTCTCGGCCTCTGCTTCGATTGGAATTACATTGCCGGACTGAACTCGCCTCTCTGGTTCCCTCTATATACGCTAGTCAACAGTTTTGTCGGATACTTGATATGTATTGTGCTATTCATGGGAATTTACTACGGAAACATTTGGCAGTCTGCGGATTTCCCTTTTCTATCCCAGTTGCTATACGACAGCTCATCCAATGCAACCAATTTTGTCGAATACAACCTCACGGCTGTTCTAAATAGCGATAACACCATTAACAACACTCTTGTTGCTAATCAAGGATTCCCTCACCTCTCTGGAACATACGTGGTCTATCTCCTCACTACAAACCTCGGCATTACGGCTGCAATTGTTCATATGCTCTTGTGGAATTACGACGATATTAAGAACGGCTGGGCATTCTTGCACCCAC CTGACGAAGAGATGGACCCTCATTACAAGTTGATGATGCAAAATGGATATGCCGAAGTGCCAAATTGGTGGTACGGTATTGTTCTCCTCTTGTCCTTCGTGATCGGTATTGCTACATTGTACGCAATCAAGTCCACCTTGCCTTGGTGGGGATTCATCGTGTCGAACATTTTTGCCgcgctcttcatcctcttctttggcgcTCAGATGGGATTGACTGGATTCCAATTCAACCAACAGCCTGTTATTCAGATGCTGGGCGGTTATCTGCTGCCGGGAAAGCCATTGGCCAACATGTACTTCACTGTGTTTGGTTTCAACGGTATTCAGCAAGGCCAGTGGCTGCTTCGTGATCTGAAGTTAGCCCAACTGGCACATTTACCGCCCAAGGCGACCTTCTTTGCTCAGATGCTTGGCACTGTAATTGGTGCCATCATGGACTacgtgatgatggtgagCATTGTAGACAACCAGACGGAGACGTTGTTGTCGATTGATGGAACCAACATCTGGTCAGGCCAAAATGTCCAAGGGTACAACACTCTCGCCGTGGCCTGGTCCCTGGCTAAAGACATGTTCTCAGTTGGTAACCGCTACCAATGGGTTACGTTGGCATATCTGCTCGGCTTCGCAGCTCCCATACCGTTCTGGCTGGCATGGAAGCTGACGAAGCGTGAGATCTTCCGCGATGTCAATACCAGTATTATTATCTGGTACGCTGGTGTGCTTTGCGTCGGTGTCAACTCATCACTGCTCAtgttcttcggcttcggaaTCTTTGCTCAGTTCTACCTCCGTCGCTACCACCCTGCTCTTTTCATCAAGTACAACTACTTAATCTCTGCGGCAATGGACGGTGGCACGCAGGTCATGGTCTTTATCCTCAGTTTCGCTGTTCTGGGTGCCAGTGGAAAGTCGTACAACTTTCCGACCTATGCTCTCAACAATGGTGGTAcgaacaacaacaagaacattGACTACTGCATGTTTAATGTTGCCAGCGGGGCTTAA